One region of Glycine max cultivar Williams 82 chromosome 9, Glycine_max_v4.0, whole genome shotgun sequence genomic DNA includes:
- the LOC100799837 gene encoding DNA topoisomerase 1 beta isoform X2, whose amino-acid sequence MLFRFWVATMYAVMRDTEYMQKDRFKENFWNDWRKLLGRNHVIQNLKDCDFTPIYDWYQSEKEKKKQMTTEEKKALKEEKMKLEEKYMWAIVDGVKEKVGNFRVEPPGLFRGRGEHPKMGKLKRRIRPGDITINIGKDAPIPECPIPGESWKEIRNDNTVTWLAYWSDPINPKLFKYVFLAASSSLKGQSDKEKYEKARMLKNYIGNIRSAYTKDFTSKDITKQQIAVATYLIDKLALRAGNEKDDDEADTVGCCTLKVENVTREPPNKLKFNFLGKDSIKYENTVEVELPVYNAILKFQKDKKPGDDLFDQLDTSKLNAHLKELMPGLTAKVFRTFNASITLDVMLNKETKDGEVGEKIVVYQHANKQVAIICNHQRSVSKSHTAQMSKLTEKIDELQAVLKELKTDLDRARKGKPPSKSSDGKRKKNLGPEMLEKKISQTNAKIEKMQRDMKTKEDLKTVALGTSKINYLDPRITVAWCKRHEVPIEKIFNKSLLAKFCWAMDVDPDFRF is encoded by the exons ATGCTCTTTAGATTTTGG GTTGCTACAATGTATGCAGTCATGCGAGATACAGAGTACATGCAGAAAGATaggttcaaggaaaatttctGGAATGACTGGCGAAAGTTGCTTGGAAGAAATCATGTAATCCAGAACTTGAAAGATTGTGATTTTACTCCAATCTATGACTGGTACcaaagtgagaaggaaaagaagaaacaaatgaCTACAGAA GAGAAGAAGGCTTTgaaggaagagaaaatgaaactaGAGGAGAAATACATGTGGGCTATTGTTGATGGTGTTAAAGAGAAG gTTGGAAATTTTAGAGTTGAACCACCAGGATTGTTCCGAGGCCGAGGAGAGCACCCCAAG ATGGGAAAATTGAAAAGACGCATTCGTCCAGGTGATATCACAATTAATATTGGAAAGGATGCCCCAATTCCTGAATGTCCTATTCCTGGTGAAAG CTGGAAGGAGATAAGAAATGATAATACAGTTACTTGGTTAGCCTATTGGAGTGACCCTATCAATCCCAAGTTATTCAAATATGTATTTCTGGCTGCTAGTAGTTCCTTGAAGGGGCAAAGCGACAAGGAAAAGTATGAGAAAGCTAGGATGTTAAAG AATTATATAGGGAATATTAGGTCTGCATACACAAAAGATTTTACCAGTAAAGATATTACAAAGCAGCAAATTGCTGTTGCTACTTATCTTATTGATAAATTAGCTCTGAGGGCTGGCAATGAGAAG GATGACGATGAAGCTGATACTGTTGGTTGCTGCACGTTAAAAGTAGAGAATGTGACTAGAGAACCCCCCAACAAACTGAAG TTTAACTTCCTTGGTAAAGATTCTATCAAGTATGAAAATACAGTTGAGGTTGAGCTTCCTGTTTATAATGCAATTTTGAAGTTCCAAAAAG ATAAAAAGCCTGGTGATGATCTTTTCGATCAGCTGGATACAAGTAAATTAAATGCTCATCTGAAGGAACTCATGCCCGGTCTAACAGCAAAAGTCTTCCGTACATTCAATGCATCGATCACATTGGATGTTATG TTGAATAAGGAAACTAAAGATGGAGAAGTTGGGGAAAAGATTGTTGTTTATCAGCATGCAAATAAACAG GTTGCTATCATTTGTAATCATCAACGCAGTGTTTCAAAATCTCATACTGCACAAATGTCAAAGTTAACTGAAAAAATTGATGAACTTCAG GCTGTTCTGAAAGAACTGAAAACGGACTTAGACAGGGCAAGGAAAGGAAAGCCCCCTTCGAAGAGTTCAgatggaaagagaaaaaagaacttGGGTCCCGAAAT GCTAgagaaaaagatatctcaaaccaatgcaaaaattgagaaaatgCAACGTGATATGAAGACAAAAGAAGATCTGAAAACTGTGGCATTGGGCACATCCAAGATAAACTACCTTGACCCTAGGATTACAGTTGCCTGGTGCAAGCGGCATGAAGTTCCTATTGAAAAG ATTTTCAACAAGTCTCTGCTGGCGAAATTCTGTTGGGCAATGGATGTGGATCCTGACTTCAGATTCTGA
- the GAMMA-TMT gene encoding gamma-tocopherol methyltransferase has translation MSVEQKAAGKEEEGKLQKGIAEFYDESSGIWENIWGDHMHHGFYDPDSTVSVSDHRAAQIRMIQESLRFASLLSENPSKWPKSIVDVGCGIGGSSRYLAKKFGATSVGITLSPVQAQRANSLAAAQGLADKVSFEVADALKQPFPDGKFDLVWSMESGEHMPDKAKFVGELARVAAPGGTIIIVTWCHRDLGPDEQSLLPWEQDLLKKICDSYYLPAWCSTSDYVKLLESLSLQDIKSADWSPFVAPFWPAVIRTALTWNGLTSLLRSGLKTIKGALAMPLMIKGYKKDLIKFSIITCRKPE, from the exons ATGTCGGTGGAGCAGAAAGCAGCAGGGAAGGAGGAGGAGGGAAAACTGCAGAAGGGAATTGCAGAGTTCTACGACGAGTCGTCTGGCATATGGGAGAACATTTGGGGCGATCACATGCACCACGGCTTTTATGACCCGGATTCCACCGTTTCTGTTTCTGATCATCGCGCTGCTCAGATCCGAATGATCCAAGAATCTCTTCGTTTTGCCTCTCTGCTTTCTG AGAACCCTTCTAAATGGCCCAAGAGTATAGTTGATGTTGGGTGTGGCATAGGGGGCAGCTCCAGATACCTGGCCAAGAAATTTGGAGCAACGAGCGTAGGCATTACTCTGAGTCCTGTTCAagctcaaagagcaaattctcTTGCTGCTGCTCAAGGATTGGCTGACAAG GTTTCCTTTGAGGTTGCTGACGCCCTAAAGCAACCATTCCCTGACGGGAAGTTTGATCTGGTATGGTCCATGGAGAGTGGAGAGCATATGCCTGACAAAGCTAAG TTTGTTGGAGAATTAGCTCGGGTAGCAGCACCAGGTGGCACCATAATAATAGTAACATGGTGCCACAGGGATCTTGGCCCTGATGAACAATCCCTACTTCCATGGGAGCAAGATCTCTTGAAGAAGATTTGCGATTCATATTACCTTCCAGCTTGGTGCTCAACTTCTGATTATGTTAAGTTGCTGGAATCCCTGTCCCTTCAG GACATTAAATCAGCAGATTGGTCTCCCTTTGTTGCTCCATTTTGGCCAGCAGTGATACGCACCGCCCTGACCTGGAATGGCCTCACTTCACTCTTGCGCAGTG gACTTAAAACCATAAAGGGAGCTTTGGCTATGCCATTGATGATAAAAGGATACAAGAAGGATCTGATTAAGTTTAGCATCATTACATGTCGGAAGCCTGAATAA
- the LOC100792977 gene encoding uncharacterized protein isoform X1: MKPQTNGMSRAHKANNNTQFEGPNWLIFAAGALLSTLSIRLGYKLKQAVDSKPKQNATTGQKGNGKSTHTKNSTDCFMQSNGYSQTQDNHGCFSCISGTGGTMELKCPPNGQMQMLNEFDGALPLVTVPAVAEFSKENGVVWACSPDRLELPSKPFHHSNCSDSPCVSESGSDIFSKREVIQKLRQQLKRRDDMILEMQDQMAELQNSLNAQMGLSSHLQLQLDATNSDLFDSEREIQRLRKAIADHCVGFVHHDKSSKVTVFPAEIRNDLSNGHLDGENNCESPEKLRDEEERIELLKRQVGELKEVIEGKEYLLQNYKEQKAELSLKIRELQQRLDSQLPNIL, from the exons ATGAAACCACAAACCAATGGGATGTCTAGAGCTCATAAGGCAAATAATAATACACAGTTTGAAGGGCCTAACTGGCTTATTTTTGCTGCTGGTGCTTTGTTGAGTACCCTATCCATTCGCCTCGGTTACAAGTTAAAGCAGGCAGTCGACTCCAAGCCGAAGCAAAATGCAACTACTGGTCAGAAAG GAAATGGAAAATCCACCCACACAAAAAACTCCACAGATTGCTTTATGCAGTCTAATGGATATTCCCAAACGCAAGATAATCATGGATGCTTCAGTTGCATTTCAG GAACTGGAGGTACCATGGAGCTAAAGTGCCCACCAAATGGCCAAATGCAGATGCTGAATGAGTTTGATGGGGCTCTCCCTTTGGTAACAGTTCCTGCTGTTGCTGAATTTAGCAAGGAAAATGGTGTTGTCTGGGCATGCTCTCCTGATCGTCTCGAACTGCCTTCAAAGCCATTCCACCATTCAAACTGCTCAGATTCACCATGCGTATCAGAATCTGGTTCTGATATTTTTAGTAAGCGGGAAGTCATACAGAAACTGCGGCAACAGTTGAAGAGAAGAGATGATATGATACTAGAAATGCAAGATCAAATGGCTGAATTGCAAAATTCACTCAATGCTCAGATGGGACTTTCTTCTCATTTGCAATTGCAGCTTGATGCTACAAACAGTGACTTATTTGACTCCGAGAGAGAGATCCAACGGCTAAGGAAAGCAATTGCAGATCACTGTGTTGGATTTGTTCACCATGACAAATCTTCCAAGGTGACAGTTTTTCCTGCTGAGATTAGAAATGACCTTTCAAATGGGCATCTTGATGGGGAGAATAATTGTGAATCCCCTGAAAAACTAAGGGATGAGGAGGAGAGAATTGAGTTGCTGAAAAGGCAAGTAGGAGAGTTGAAAGAGGTAATAGAAGGAAAAGAATACTTGCTCCAGAACTACAAGGAGCAAAAGGCAGAACTGTCTCTGAAGATTAGGGAATTGCAGCAGAGATTGGATTCTCAGCTGCCTAATATTTTGTAG
- the LOC100792977 gene encoding uncharacterized protein isoform X2 → MKPQTNGMSRAHKANNNTQFEGPNWLIFAAGALLSTLSIRLGYKLKQAVDSKPKQNATTGNGKSTHTKNSTDCFMQSNGYSQTQDNHGCFSCISGTGGTMELKCPPNGQMQMLNEFDGALPLVTVPAVAEFSKENGVVWACSPDRLELPSKPFHHSNCSDSPCVSESGSDIFSKREVIQKLRQQLKRRDDMILEMQDQMAELQNSLNAQMGLSSHLQLQLDATNSDLFDSEREIQRLRKAIADHCVGFVHHDKSSKVTVFPAEIRNDLSNGHLDGENNCESPEKLRDEEERIELLKRQVGELKEVIEGKEYLLQNYKEQKAELSLKIRELQQRLDSQLPNIL, encoded by the exons ATGAAACCACAAACCAATGGGATGTCTAGAGCTCATAAGGCAAATAATAATACACAGTTTGAAGGGCCTAACTGGCTTATTTTTGCTGCTGGTGCTTTGTTGAGTACCCTATCCATTCGCCTCGGTTACAAGTTAAAGCAGGCAGTCGACTCCAAGCCGAAGCAAAATGCAACTACTG GAAATGGAAAATCCACCCACACAAAAAACTCCACAGATTGCTTTATGCAGTCTAATGGATATTCCCAAACGCAAGATAATCATGGATGCTTCAGTTGCATTTCAG GAACTGGAGGTACCATGGAGCTAAAGTGCCCACCAAATGGCCAAATGCAGATGCTGAATGAGTTTGATGGGGCTCTCCCTTTGGTAACAGTTCCTGCTGTTGCTGAATTTAGCAAGGAAAATGGTGTTGTCTGGGCATGCTCTCCTGATCGTCTCGAACTGCCTTCAAAGCCATTCCACCATTCAAACTGCTCAGATTCACCATGCGTATCAGAATCTGGTTCTGATATTTTTAGTAAGCGGGAAGTCATACAGAAACTGCGGCAACAGTTGAAGAGAAGAGATGATATGATACTAGAAATGCAAGATCAAATGGCTGAATTGCAAAATTCACTCAATGCTCAGATGGGACTTTCTTCTCATTTGCAATTGCAGCTTGATGCTACAAACAGTGACTTATTTGACTCCGAGAGAGAGATCCAACGGCTAAGGAAAGCAATTGCAGATCACTGTGTTGGATTTGTTCACCATGACAAATCTTCCAAGGTGACAGTTTTTCCTGCTGAGATTAGAAATGACCTTTCAAATGGGCATCTTGATGGGGAGAATAATTGTGAATCCCCTGAAAAACTAAGGGATGAGGAGGAGAGAATTGAGTTGCTGAAAAGGCAAGTAGGAGAGTTGAAAGAGGTAATAGAAGGAAAAGAATACTTGCTCCAGAACTACAAGGAGCAAAAGGCAGAACTGTCTCTGAAGATTAGGGAATTGCAGCAGAGATTGGATTCTCAGCTGCCTAATATTTTGTAG
- the LOC100798258 gene encoding embryogenesis-associated protein EMB8 yields the protein MTFVTKKMTVSYVVNEEMDAYVRHMLLRDRTKGWRVFVFNSLGCGDSPVTTPQFYLASFLGDMREVVSHVTGRYPNANVYSVGWSVAANILVRYLGQESHNCPLSGAVSLCNPFNLVMADEDFRKGFNIIYDKALSKALRKIFNKHVLLFEDIGAEYNIPLAANAKSVREFDDALTRVSFGFKSMDEYYSNSSSSDSIKHVKTPLLCIQAANDPIAPNRGIPGEDIEVCN from the exons ATGACCTTTGTTACCAAGAAGATGACTGTTTCCTATGTTGTTAATGAAGAAATGGATGCTTACGTGAGACACATGCTACTTAGAGATCGAACCAAAGGGTGGCGTGTTTTCGTCTTTAATAGTCTCGGCTGTGGAGATAGCCCTGTTACTACTCCTCAG TTCTATTTGGCTTCGTTTTTGGGAGATATGCGAGAGGTTGTTTCCCATGTCACCGGTAGATACCCCAATGCTAATGTATATTCCGTAGGATGGTCAGTTGCGGCCAACATTCTTGTGCGTTACTTGGGTCAG GAATCGCACAATTGTCCACTTTCTGGTGCCGTGTCATTGTGTAATCCTTTCAATTTGGTTATGGCAGATGAGGACTTCCGCAAGGGCTTCAACATTATTTATGACAAGGCCCTTTCAAAGGCTCTTCGCAAGATTTTCAACAA GCATGTTTTACTCTTCGAAGATATTGGTGCTGAATATAACATTCCACTGGCAGCCAATGCCAAGTCTGTTAGGGAGTTTGATGATGCACTGACCCGTG TTTCTTTTGGATTCAAGTCTATGGATGAATACTACTCTAATTCCAGCAGTTCAGACTCCATAAAACATGTTAAAACCCCTTTGCTTTGCATCCAG GCAGCCAATGATCCGATTGCTCCTAATAGGGGAATCCCTGGTGAAGATATCGAGGTATGTAATTGA
- the LOC100791919 gene encoding amidophosphoribosyltransferase, chloroplastic has product MAAAAAATLSSSFSKPSSLPFHTHSYSFPTTLPTVPTPPRAAVVKTPLIVYSKNPISDIVSSTESRSGGAWDDEKPREECGVVGIYGDPEASRLCYLALHALQHRGQEGAGIVTVHNNVLQSITGVGLVSDVFNQSKLDQLPGSLAIGHVRYSTAGQSMLKNVQPFVAGYRFGSVGVAHNGNLVNYRTLRTNLEDSGSIFNTTSDTEVVLHLIATSKHRPFILRIVDACEKLEGAYSIVFVTEDKLVAVRDPFGFRPLVMGRRSNGSVVFASETCALDLIEATYEREVYPGEVLVVDKNGIQSLCLMSHPQPKQCIFEHIYFALPNSVVFGRSVYESRRQFGEILATESPVDCDVVIAVPDSGVVAALGYAAKAGVPFQQGLIRSHYVGRTFIEPSQKIRDFGVKLKLSPVRAVLEGKRVVVVDDSIVRGTTSSKIVRLLKEAGAKEVHMRIASPPIIGSCYYGVDTPSSEELISNRMSVEEIRDFIGSDSLAFLPFDSLKRLLGGESPNFCYACFSGNYPVEPRELKVKRVGDFVDDGLNGSLESIDGGWVQANQNQIKLGTGTSTSTSISQ; this is encoded by the coding sequence ATGGCCGCAGCAGCAGCAGCCACTCTCTCCTCTTCCTTCTCCAAACCCTCCTCTCTTCCTTTTCACACCCACTCTTACTCTTTCCCCACAACCCTACCAACAGTCCCCACTCCCCCTCGCGCCGCCGTCGTCAAAACCCCTCTCATCGTTTACTCCAAAAACCCCATTTCCGACATCGTCTCCTCCACCGAGTCACGCTCCGGAGGCGCCTGGGACGACGAGAAGCCGCGCGAGGAGTGCGGCGTGGTGGGCATATACGGCGACCCTGAGGCCTCGCGCCTTTGCTACCTCGCCCTCCACGCGCTTCAGCACCGCGGCCAGGAAGGCGCCGGAATCGTTACGGTTCACAACAACGTCCTCCAATCCATCACCGGCGTTGGTCTCGTTTCCGACGTGTTCAACCAGTCGAAGCTGGACCAGCTCCCCGGCAGCCTCGCCATCGGCCACGTCCGCTACTCCACCGCCGGCCAATCCATGCTCAAAAACGTGCAACCCTTCGTTGCCGGCTACCGCTTCGGCTCCGTCGGCGTGGCCCACAACGGCAACCTCGTCAACTACCGCACCCTCCGAACCAACCTCGAGGACAGCGGGTCCATCTTCAACACTACCTCCGACACCGAGGTTGTTCTCCACCTCATCGCCACTTCCAAACACAGACCCTTCATTTTGAGAATCGTTGACGCCTGTGAAAAGCTCGAAGGGGCTTATTCAATTGTCTTCGTCACCGAGGACAAGCTTGTCGCCGTTCGCGACCCCTTCGGATTCAGACCTTTGGTTATGGGAAGGAGAAGTAACGGGTCTGTGGTTTTCGCTTCTGAAACCTGCGCTCTTGACCTTATTGAAGCGACTTATGAGAGAGAGGTTTACCCTGGTGAGGTTCTTGTTGTGGATAAAAACGGTATTCAGAGTCTATGCCTCATGTCTCATCCTCAACCCAAACAATGCATTTTTGAACATATTTACTTTGCACTTCCCAATTCGGTTGTTTTTGGGAGGTCTGTGTATGAGTCTCGGAGACAATTTGGGGAGATTTTGGCTACTGAGAGTCCTGTGGACTGTGATGTTGTGATTGCTGTGCCTGATTCTGGTGTTGTGGCTGCGCTTGGTTATGCCGCCAAAGCTGGGGTTCCGTTTCAGCAGGGTTTGATTAGGTCACACTATGTTGGGAGGACTTTCATTGAGCCCTCTCAGAAAATTAGGGACTTTGGTGTGAAGCTGAAGCTATCGCCCGTTCGTGCCGTGCTTGAAGGTAAACGtgttgtggttgtggatgatTCCATTGTGAGAGGAACCACGTCGTCCAAGATTGTTAGGCTGCTGAAGGAGGCCGGTGCTAAGGAGGTTCACATGAGGATTGCGAGTCCTCCCATTATTGGTTCTTGTTACTATGGTGTGGATACTCCTAGCTCCGAGGAGTTGATTTCCAATAGGATGAGTGTGGAGGAGATAAGAGACTTTATCGGGTCGGATTCACTGGCCTTTTTGCCTTTTGATAGCTTGAAGAGGTTGTTGGGGGGTGAAAGTCCGAATTTTTGTTATGCTTGTTTCTCTGGGAATTACCCTGTGGAGCCCAGAGAGCTTAAGGTGAAGAGGGTTGGGGACTTTGTTGATGATGGCTTGAATGGGAGCTTGGAGTCTATTGATGGTGGTTGGGTTCAGgcaaaccaaaatcaaatcaagCTTGGTACTGGTACTAGTACTAGTACTAGTATTTCACAATAA
- the LOC100793492 gene encoding probable E3 ubiquitin-protein ligase bre1: MEEAKALHQQQQQQQQQQQQQQQQLLLQQQQQQQHQQHYLLLQQLQKQQQQHQQQAAAISRFPSNIDAHLRPIRPLNLQQNPNPNPNLNPAPNPNPNPILNLHQNPNSNHLPPQQQPPQQQQQQQQKIVRPGNQMELQMAYQDAWRVCHPDFKRPFSSLEDACERLLPYHVVADYEEEEDDRILDSDTTGQMLSRSQQWDNNITAKIAEFTATFEKQALAFNIITQKRGLGEFRSEERLMIEQALLQEEKRANYELRAEIESREKAGREAHEAKLRMAAMFQAEQARADLQSHAEMMSRAPMRGSALGSQGNDIVIGHDMGEQDQAGNPGEMINGWGNNTQRDEKEPSEDFLNDEAENGDTGTQDGWREVGEFDLNAR, translated from the exons atggaagaggcaaagGCATTGCACCAGCAAcagcaacagcagcagcagcaacaacaacaacaacaacaacaacttctgttacaacaacagcaacaacaacaacatcaacaacattatCTGCTCTTACAGCAATTGCAaaagcagcagcagcaacatcaacaacaagcTGCCGCCATTTCTCGTTTCCCTTCCAACATTGACGCTCACTTGCGTCCTATCAGACCCCTCAATCTCCAacaaaaccctaaccctaaccctaacctcAATCCCGCTCCcaaccctaaccctaatccCATTCTCAATTTGCATCAGAACCCTAATTCCAACCATCTACCACCGCAGCAGCAACCGCCGCAAcagcaacagcagcagcagcagaagATTGTTCGACCCGGGAACCAGATGGAGCTCCAGATGGCGTACCAAGACGCGTGGCGGGTCTGCCACCCGGACTTCAAGAGACCCTTCTCTTCTCTTGAAGATGCCTGCGAGAG GTTATTGCCTTATCATGTTGTGGCAGActatgaagaagaagaggatgaTAGGATTCTTGATTCTGACACTACTGGCCAGATGCTTTCACGGTCCCAGCAGTGGGATAATAATATTACTGCTAAAATTGCTGAGTTCACTGCAACTTTCGAGAAACAAGCACTTGCCTTCAACATAATAACCCAAAAGAGAGGTTTGGGGGAGTTCCGATCTGAGGAGAGACTGATGATTGAGCAGGCACTTCTCCAAGAAGAAAAACGGGCTAACTATGAATTAAGAGCAGAAATAGAGTCCAGGGAGAAGGCTGGTCGTGAAGCCCATGAGGCTAAATTACGGATGGCAGCAATGTTTCAAGCAGAGCAGGCTCGGGCAGATTTACAGTCTCATGCTGAAATGATGTCTCGAGCACCCATGAGAGGGAGTGCACTAGGGTCCCAAGGCAATGACATTGTGATTGGCCACGACATGGGAGAGCAGGATCAGGCAGGTAACCCCGGTGAGATGATTAATGGATGGGGAAACAATACACAGAGAGATGAGAAGGAGCCATCTGAAGATTTCTTGAATGATGAAGCCGAAAATGGAGATACTGGGACCCAGGATGGCTGGCGTGAAGTTGGTGAATTTGATTTGAATGCTAGGTGA